From one Marinobacter sp. LV10MA510-1 genomic stretch:
- a CDS encoding 2-isopropylmalate synthase, which yields MPANDHLVIFDTTLRDGEQSPGATMNKAEKLRIAKTLEKLRVDVIEAGFAIASQGDFEAIKGIAETIKDSTICSLARAIDGDIDRAAEAVRPANRSRIHTFIATSPIHMKHKLNMSPDEVVEQAVRAVKRARNHVADVEFSCEDAGRSELDFLCRIIEAAINAGATTINIPDTVGYAIPHQFGNTMAQLLNRIPNADKAIFSVHCHNDLGLAVANSLAAVSQGARQVECTINGLGERAGNASLEEIVMAVRTRQDYFNIDTRIDATHIVPASRLVSTITGFPVQPNKAIVGANAFAHESGIHQDGVLKHRETYEIMKAEDVGWHTNSLVMGKHSGRNAFRTRLLELGIQFGTETELNEAFARFKALADLKHEIFDEDLQAIASNTRQKDQQGRFGLVCIKVCSETGVIPKADLTITMDDKEHSVQAEGSGPVDATFKAIESLVDSGCKLQLYSVNNITSGTDSQGEVTVRLERGGRIVNGVGADTDIIIASAKAYIAALNLISAGGIRHHPQEADV from the coding sequence ATGCCTGCCAATGATCACCTCGTCATATTTGACACCACACTGCGCGATGGCGAGCAAAGCCCCGGCGCCACCATGAACAAGGCTGAAAAACTGCGAATTGCCAAAACGCTGGAAAAACTGCGTGTTGATGTCATTGAGGCCGGCTTCGCCATAGCCAGTCAGGGCGATTTTGAGGCGATCAAGGGAATCGCAGAAACCATCAAAGACTCCACCATATGCAGTCTGGCTCGCGCCATTGATGGAGACATTGACCGGGCTGCCGAGGCTGTGCGCCCGGCAAATCGCAGTCGCATTCACACCTTCATTGCAACATCGCCTATCCACATGAAGCACAAGCTGAATATGTCGCCTGACGAGGTGGTAGAGCAGGCGGTGCGCGCGGTTAAACGCGCGCGCAATCACGTTGCTGATGTGGAATTTTCCTGTGAAGACGCGGGTCGTTCCGAGTTGGACTTTCTATGCCGTATTATCGAAGCGGCAATCAACGCCGGTGCTACAACGATCAATATTCCGGACACCGTGGGTTACGCTATACCCCATCAGTTCGGCAATACCATGGCCCAGTTGTTGAATCGCATCCCCAACGCTGACAAGGCTATTTTCTCGGTTCATTGCCACAACGACCTGGGGCTTGCCGTTGCCAACTCCCTGGCGGCAGTGTCCCAGGGTGCACGTCAGGTTGAATGTACCATTAACGGTCTGGGCGAGCGTGCTGGTAACGCATCCCTGGAAGAGATTGTTATGGCGGTGCGTACCCGTCAGGACTACTTCAATATTGATACCCGCATAGACGCGACCCACATAGTGCCGGCTTCCCGCTTGGTGTCGACCATCACCGGTTTCCCGGTACAACCTAACAAAGCGATTGTAGGCGCCAACGCCTTTGCCCACGAGTCCGGTATTCATCAGGACGGCGTGCTCAAACATCGCGAAACCTATGAAATCATGAAGGCCGAAGACGTTGGCTGGCACACCAACAGCCTGGTGATGGGCAAGCACTCCGGCCGCAATGCGTTCCGCACGCGGTTGCTGGAGCTGGGCATTCAGTTTGGCACCGAGACCGAGTTGAATGAGGCTTTTGCCCGCTTCAAGGCCCTTGCGGATCTTAAACACGAGATTTTCGACGAAGACTTGCAGGCCATTGCCAGCAACACTCGCCAGAAGGACCAGCAAGGGCGCTTTGGATTGGTGTGCATAAAGGTGTGCTCGGAAACCGGCGTCATTCCCAAGGCCGATCTGACGATCACCATGGATGACAAAGAGCACAGTGTGCAGGCGGAAGGCAGCGGCCCGGTCGACGCGACGTTCAAAGCCATCGAGTCATTGGTGGATTCCGGTTGCAAGCTTCAGCTTTACTCGGTGAACAACATTACCAGCGGCACCGATTCACAGGGTGAAGTTACGGTACGCCTTGAACGCGGCGGTCGTATCGTTAATGGCGTAGGTGCAGACACCGACATCATCATTGCTTCGGCTAAAGCTTACATCGCAGCGCTGAACTTGATTAGTGCGGGCGGCATACGGCACCATCCGCAAGAAGCTGATGTATAG
- the pssA gene encoding CDP-diacylglycerol--serine O-phosphatidyltransferase, with translation MTDEKKSAESKPANKSEKSASAGQGAEEPHELPPGEVIEEELVEGAPVRHKGIFLLPNALTTASLFSGFYAIVSAANGIFDNAAIAIFVSMILDGLDGRVARMTNTQSKFGEEYDSLADMVAFGVAPGLVAFFWSLNGLGKLGWAVTFIYVAGTALRLARFNTQIGSVDKKYFVGLPSPAAAAAVAGMVWCFHAFEPSAWLTALTLFVVAGAGVLMVSNVLYQSFKDLDMRGRVPFAAILLVVLVFVVIALDPATVLFSAFLVYALTGPVRALFRKKPRRPA, from the coding sequence ATGACTGACGAAAAGAAATCTGCCGAATCCAAACCGGCCAATAAGTCGGAAAAGTCCGCCTCTGCTGGTCAGGGTGCGGAAGAGCCTCATGAGCTCCCGCCGGGCGAGGTCATCGAAGAAGAGTTAGTGGAAGGTGCGCCTGTTCGTCATAAGGGTATTTTCCTGCTGCCTAATGCGCTTACCACAGCCTCTTTATTTTCCGGCTTCTACGCGATTGTCTCTGCCGCCAATGGCATTTTCGACAACGCTGCGATTGCCATCTTCGTGTCTATGATCCTGGATGGGCTAGACGGGCGCGTAGCGCGCATGACCAATACCCAAAGTAAGTTTGGTGAAGAATACGATTCCCTGGCGGATATGGTCGCCTTTGGTGTGGCGCCGGGGCTGGTGGCGTTTTTCTGGTCGCTTAATGGCCTGGGCAAGCTGGGTTGGGCGGTAACCTTTATATATGTAGCCGGAACGGCTCTGAGGCTGGCTCGATTCAACACTCAGATCGGGTCGGTCGACAAGAAGTACTTTGTGGGTTTGCCAAGCCCTGCGGCTGCAGCTGCTGTGGCAGGAATGGTCTGGTGTTTCCATGCGTTCGAGCCATCGGCCTGGCTAACGGCTCTGACGCTATTCGTGGTCGCCGGTGCTGGCGTGTTGATGGTCAGTAATGTGCTCTACCAGAGCTTTAAGGATCTGGACATGCGGGGCAGAGTGCCATTCGCGGCGATTCTGCTGGTGGTGCTGGTGTTTGTGGTAATTGCGCTAGACCCTGCCACCGTATTGTTCAGTGCTTTCCTGGTATATGCGCTAACCGGGCCAGTACGAGCGCTGTTCCGCAAAAAACCTCGCCGCCCGGCCTGA